The genomic stretch CGACCGGTCGATCCGGGTGCGTTGGTGAAGCCCGCATCATACTGGAGTCGGCCACGCGGCTTGAAGCTCCAGCCACCGGCCGCTTCAATCAGAGGGGCGCCCTTGAACTTGATGCTCGGCGCCTTGTCGGCGCTTGCCTGCGCGGCAGCGGCGCTTTCGGACGCGCTCGCGGCGCTCTGGCTAGCGGCAGCAGCAGCGGCAGTCGCCGCTTCGGCCTTCGTTTCTGCCTGGTCGAGCTCGGTTTCGAGCTGGTCTACGCGGGCGCTCAAACGTGCCAGTTCGGCGCGCAGGGCGGCGAGTTCATCAGTCGCCGAATCCTTGCCTTGGGCCAGGACCGGGGTCGCCATGGTGCAGGACAGGGCTGCAGCCGCCAGCGAAATGCGTCGAAGAGTTTTCATTGGACCAATGTCCTTGTCTTACGGTTTCATGACGATCTTACCGATCGGCGACGCCTCTATGACCACTCTGTTACGCTTCTGTGACACGACCGAGCGCCATGCGGCTGCACGGTGGAAACCCTGTGGATAACAGTGATTTTTAGTCCTGATCCGGTTCTGGTGTCGACTGCGCGACCGGGAACCTGACGGAAAAGGTCGTGCCTTTTCCAACAACGCTTTCGATGTCGAGACGCCCGCGATGGCGCTCCACGATGTGCTTGACGATCGCAAGACCGAGGCCGGTACCCCCTGATGCCCGGCTTCGACCGGGATCGGTGCGATAGAATCGCCGGGTGAGATGGGGCAGGTGCTCCGGTGAAATTCCCTCGCCGCGGTCGGTTACCGAAAGACATACCTGGCGGTTGCGAGCAGATTTCAGTTCTACCGTGACCTTCTCGTCCGGCGCGCCGTATTTGAGCGCGTTGTCGACGAGGTTCCGCACGAGCTGTTCGATCTGCCGCTCGTCACCCCTGATGTGGAAGTCTTCTTCGGTCGACAACTCCACGCGGGCGAAGCGGTCGTGTCCCGCACCGTCGCGCGCCGCGCGCTCTACGACAGGCATGAGAGAAAAGACGGTTTCCGGCAGGTCGTGCTTTTCAGCCTCGACCCGTGACAGTGACATCAGGTCGCTGACAAGGTTCTGCAGCCGGTTGGCCTCCTGCCTGATGCGCTCGAGAAAACGTTTCGATGTCGCCGGATCGATCGAATCCGAATCGTCGTCGAGCGTTTCGACGTAACCGATGATTGAGGCGAGGGGGGTGCGCAGCTCATGGCTGGCATTGGCAACGAAGTCCGTGTGCGCGCGGCTGATGTCCGCTTCGGCCGTCTGGTTGATCAATTCGATGACTGCCAGATCGTCCCCGACCGACTGGCGGCTGATCCGCCAGATGTCGCGACGCTGGACGAGACCGCGCACGACGGCGGTTCCGTTGCGGTCATCGGTGAGGAGGGCGATGGCTTCGGGATGGCGGAAGGCCACACGCACGTCCTGTCCGATGATATGGTTGCCCAGGATCTGGCGTGCCGATCTGTTGGCAATTGCCACCCGGTCGCGATCGGTCACCAGCAGCGGGGTGTAGGAGCTTTCGATCAGTTCTGCGATTGCTTCTCGCATGAGAGGCTGCGAGCGCTTGTTCGACTGGATTTCAGGAGGCCTGGAATGCGCGAGCATCAGCGACCCGATCCAGATCACGAGAACGGCGATGACGAGGAAAACGTCGACTCGAAACACCAGCATCGCAATGCCTGCGGCTAGGGCCAGCAAAATGCCGGCAACCGGTATCTGGTGCCCCGAATCCATCGAGGCAGGCCATAACAGGAGTAATCGTGATGTGAAGTCGCAAGGAGCGCGTGTCATGTTCGACACGCTGTTGAAGCACCACCTGGTAGAAGGAAGGTGGTGACCCCTACGGGACTCGAACCCGTGTTTCAGCCGTGAAAGGGCCGCGTCCTAGACCGCTAGACGAAGGGGCCACTCGCTTGCGAGAACGCGCCTCTAGGCGGGTCGTTCATTGGGGTCAACCCCGATTGTTCAATTAATTCGGGCCGCATCCTCAAGATGCAATTCGGCCTGGGGGCGTGGACCCCAATCGTCGATTTTGACGCGACCTGCGAGATGGAAGAGCGCCCCCGTGTGACGTTGCAGCAGGGTTTGACCCATATCGCTTTCCGCAGCACGGAACGCGATCGCCTTGAACGACCGCCCGTCCTGGCCCGCAGCGATGATTCGCAAGTGATCCTTGCCCACGATGTCCGCTTTCACGATCCTGACGGGGCCAACGGCCACGCGAGGACCGGGCCAGCCGACGCCGTAGGGGCCGGCGCGTTCGAGCGTCTCGACCAGATCGGGTGTCAGGCCGCCTGCGGAAACGGCAAGGTCGATCTGCATCTCCTGGTTCTCGCGCGCGAGCATGACCTGTTTCGCAAGCCGCTCGTCGAGAAACTCGGACAATGCATTCAACTTGGCCTCTTCTACGGTCAGACCGGCAGCCATGGCGTGGCCGCCGCCTGCGACGAGAAGATCGTGTTCGCGGGCAGCAATAATCGCCGCTCCCAAGTCGACGCCGCTAATCGATCTGCCCGAACCCTTGCCAAGGCCTTCTTCCGAATCGAGTGCGATAACGATCGAGGGCTTGCCGGTCTTTTCCTTGATCCGGCCAGCAACGATGCCGATCACGCCGGGATGCCAGCCGTGACCGGATAGCAGGATGACGCCGCGATTGTGCTGGCTGTCGATCTGGCTTTCCGCCGCCTCCTGCACTTCCGCTTCGATCGCGCGGCGCTCTTCGTTGAGGGCCGAAAGTTGTTCGGCGATCGCGCGTGCTTCATCCATATCGGTCGTGGTGAGCAGCCTGACGCCGAGGGTCGATTCGCCCACACGGCCGCCTGCATTGATGCGGGGGCCTAGTGCGAAGCCGAGATCGCTGCACTTTGGTGCGCGGTTCAATCGGCTTGCATCGATGAGTGCTGCCATGCCGATGCGATCACGCCGCGCCATCACCTTCAGGCCTTGCGCGACAAAAGCGCGGTTGAGCCCATGCAGGGCAGCCACATCCGCAACTGTCCCCAGGGCGACGAGGTCGAGCAACCCCATCAGGTCGGGTTCTTGCCGGTTCTCGAAGTAGCCTTGGGCTCGCAAGGTTCGAACCAGAGCAATCGCCAGCAGGAATGCGACACCTACTGCCGCCAAATGGCCGTGCGAACTGGCGAGGTCGTTCTCGTCGAGCCGGTTGGGGTTCACCAAGGCTGCCGTGATGGGAAGGTCGGGAGAACACTTGTGGTGATCGACGACAATGACATCGACGCCCGCATCGCTTGCCTGCTTCAATGCCTCGTGCGCCATTGCCCCGCAATCGACGGTAACGATCAGGCTCGACCCTTCATCGCCGAGCCGCACCAGCGCCTCGCCGCTTGGCCCATATCCTTCGAGCAGGCGGTCGGGAATGTAATAGCCTGCGTCGACACCCAGATCCTTGAGAAGATTGACCAGCAGGGCCGCGCTTGTCGCGCCGTCGACATCGTAATCGCCGTAGATCGTGATCTTTTCGTCGCTCAGTATCGCCTGCGCGATGCGTTCGGCTGCCACGTCCATGTCACGAAATTCGGACGGGTTCGGCAGAAATCCCTTCAGGGTCGGTTTCGCATGACGCTCGATGTCTTCTCGTGCCACGCCGCGCGTAAGCAAGAGCTGCGTGAGAATATCGTCCTCGAGGCCCGAAATACCGCCTTCGATGCCGAAATTGCCGCCACGCCACTGCCACTTCTTGCCGGATAGCGAGTGTTCGATTCCTAATGCTGCTGAAATTGCGCGCGATGCCATACGATGCAGGATAAACCATCGGGCCAGTCGCTGCCAGTGCCGCGAGATTGACAATCGACAGGCTGCAGGCTTCACCAAGCATATGAGCGAGAAGACGCTTTTGGTCGTCTGGCACAGCCGGACCGGTGCGAGTGAAGCGATGGCGAAAGCGGTCGCGAAGGGGGCTGGCGAGGCAGCACTTCTGCTGAAAGCAGAGGGAGTGCGGCGCGAAGATTTCGAGTCCGCCGGTGCCTATTGCTTCGTCTGCCCGGAAAATCTCGCAAGCATGAGCGGGATGATGAAAGAGATGTTCGACAGGCTGTATTATCCGTTGCTCGGATCGATAGAGGGGCGAGCCTACGCCACGATCATTGCCGCTGGTTCGGATGGCGAGGGCGCACAGCGCCAGATCGATCGCATCGCTACAGGTTGGCGGCTGCGCCGGGTCATGGACGAGATGATCGTCAATTTCGACGCACAGACGCCTGCGGAAATACTCGCCATGAAAACTGTGCCGCAATCCATAATCGATGATTGCCAGGATCTCGGTTCCGGAATGGCAGAGGGACTGCGCCTCGGTATTTTCTAAACTGCTGAATGAAATATCGAATTTGGCGCTAACCTGACTCGACGCCAGATCGTAAATCACTAAACTGCTCTCAGGACGGGATATTGAGCGACAAGAACGGCACCTCGGCGCAGCCTTCGAAGCAGCATGCCTGCCATCATGGCATCTATTTGCTGTTCGAGGCAGGAACCCGCCCGGACCGTGATGGCCTGCAATCCTTTGTTGCAGCCGATCCGCAGCACGGCATTTCGTTTGATCCGGCCAGTTCGTCATCCGAACTTGCCGACGGGGCGAAACCTCGGGAGGCAGCACCTGCTTGGCTTGAAATGTTGAGTTCAGGGCTGACTTTCGAATTGTCCGGCCTCACTCCGGGCGAAAGCATAGCCATGCCAACTGCCAGTCAGTTGTTCGACATAAAGGACGCGAACGGCCCCATGGAATGGGAAGCCATTTGCATGGCGCCCGGCGCACATCTGTCCGGAGGCGAACGAACTCTTCCAGTCATCCGCGTCATGATGGAACTTGCACGCGACCTCGTCTCGCATTTCGGGACACTTGCTGCTGTCGCCTGGATGCCGGCGGGGGCCATGATCGGCAGGCGATACTTCGAATCCACGGTCAGTGCCTGGCTGGGCGGCGGGCCTTTCCCGGCGCCCGGACTGGCAACGTTCGAAGCGGGCGGGGGCGGCTCCTTGAGATCAGTGGGCCTTGCGCATTTCATCGGACAGGAAATCGTCATCGATCCGCTTTTGGCCAGTGACAGGCTCGCAGCCACGCGGTTGGGATCGCGGATCGTCAATCAACTCGTACTGACCGGCAAACTGTCGGAGCGTGAAGACATCATCGCGCCCGACGGAAGCAGGCTTGTGATGACGCCCGAGGCGAGGGGCGCGGAGGTTCATATCCGGCCGGGTTAGCGGCGGAAGCGGAGGGGTTTTTGGGTCGCAAAATCAGTCGCCGTAAGGCGATTCCGTTTCGTTCGGTCAATCGCC from Altererythrobacter epoxidivorans encodes the following:
- a CDS encoding flavodoxin family protein, with the translated sequence MSEKTLLVVWHSRTGASEAMAKAVAKGAGEAALLLKAEGVRREDFESAGAYCFVCPENLASMSGMMKEMFDRLYYPLLGSIEGRAYATIIAAGSDGEGAQRQIDRIATGWRLRRVMDEMIVNFDAQTPAEILAMKTVPQSIIDDCQDLGSGMAEGLRLGIF
- the recJ gene encoding single-stranded-DNA-specific exonuclease RecJ, translating into MASRAISAALGIEHSLSGKKWQWRGGNFGIEGGISGLEDDILTQLLLTRGVAREDIERHAKPTLKGFLPNPSEFRDMDVAAERIAQAILSDEKITIYGDYDVDGATSAALLVNLLKDLGVDAGYYIPDRLLEGYGPSGEALVRLGDEGSSLIVTVDCGAMAHEALKQASDAGVDVIVVDHHKCSPDLPITAALVNPNRLDENDLASSHGHLAAVGVAFLLAIALVRTLRAQGYFENRQEPDLMGLLDLVALGTVADVAALHGLNRAFVAQGLKVMARRDRIGMAALIDASRLNRAPKCSDLGFALGPRINAGGRVGESTLGVRLLTTTDMDEARAIAEQLSALNEERRAIEAEVQEAAESQIDSQHNRGVILLSGHGWHPGVIGIVAGRIKEKTGKPSIVIALDSEEGLGKGSGRSISGVDLGAAIIAAREHDLLVAGGGHAMAAGLTVEEAKLNALSEFLDERLAKQVMLARENQEMQIDLAVSAGGLTPDLVETLERAGPYGVGWPGPRVAVGPVRIVKADIVGKDHLRIIAAGQDGRSFKAIAFRAAESDMGQTLLQRHTGALFHLAGRVKIDDWGPRPQAELHLEDAARIN
- a CDS encoding sensor histidine kinase, which codes for MDSGHQIPVAGILLALAAGIAMLVFRVDVFLVIAVLVIWIGSLMLAHSRPPEIQSNKRSQPLMREAIAELIESSYTPLLVTDRDRVAIANRSARQILGNHIIGQDVRVAFRHPEAIALLTDDRNGTAVVRGLVQRRDIWRISRQSVGDDLAVIELINQTAEADISRAHTDFVANASHELRTPLASIIGYVETLDDDSDSIDPATSKRFLERIRQEANRLQNLVSDLMSLSRVEAEKHDLPETVFSLMPVVERAARDGAGHDRFARVELSTEEDFHIRGDERQIEQLVRNLVDNALKYGAPDEKVTVELKSARNRQVCLSVTDRGEGISPEHLPHLTRRFYRTDPGRSRASGGTGLGLAIVKHIVERHRGRLDIESVVGKGTTFSVRFPVAQSTPEPDQD